One segment of Mus caroli chromosome 6, CAROLI_EIJ_v1.1, whole genome shotgun sequence DNA contains the following:
- the Asprv1 gene encoding retroviral-like aspartic protease 1: MRNPGGPGWASKRPLQKKQNTACLRAQQPARHFVPAPFNLSRQGKNTAQPTEPSLSSVIAPTLFCAFLYLTCVTAELPEVSRRMATSGVRSKEGRREHAFVPLPFTGTNIVPSLWLHRFEVICDLNHWDHATQQRFLRESLKGDALDVFNGLSSQAQGDFSFVKQALLRAFGAPGEAFNEPEEILFANSMGKGYYLKGKVGHVPVRFLVDSGAQVSVVHPALWEEVTDGDLDTLRPFNNVVKVANGAEMKILGVWDTEISLGKTKLKAEFLVANASAEEAIIGTDVLQDHNAVLDFEHRTCTLKGKKFRLLPVGSSLEDEFDLELIEGEEESSAPEGSH; this comes from the coding sequence ATGAGGAACCCTGGGGGCCCAGGTTGGGCATCAAAAAGGCCCCTGCAGAAGAAGCAGAACACAGCCTGCCTCCGTGCCCAGCAGCCAGCCAGACACTTTGTACCGGCTCCCTTCAACTTGTCCAGGCAGGGCAAGAACACGGCCCAGCCGACAGAGCCCTCGCTCTCCAGCGTGATTGCGCCCACACTCTTCTGTGCGTTTCTTTACTTGACTTGTGTCACTGCTGAACTTCCAGAGGTGAGCAGAAGGATGGCCACCAGCGGAGTCAGAAGCAAGGAAGGACGCCGGGAGCATGCCTTCGTCCCATTACCTTTCACTGGTACTAACATAGTTCCCAGCCTTTGGCTGCACCGCTTTGAAGTCATTTGTGACCTCAACCATTGGGATCATGCCACCCAACAGAGGTTCCTGAGAGAGTCGCTCAAGGGAGATGCGCTGGATGTcttcaatggactcagttcccaggCCCAGGGCGATTTCAGTTTTGTGAAGCAAGCCCTCCTGAGGGCCTTTGGGGCCCCTGGGGAGGCCTTCAATGAGCCTGAAGAGATTTTGTTTGCCAACAGCATGGGTAAGGGCTACTACCTTAAAGGGAAGGTTGGCCATGTGCCTGTGAGATTCCTGGTGGACTCTGGGGCTCAGGTGTCTGTGGTTCACCCCGCCTTATGGGAGGAGGTCACTGATGGTGACCTGGATACTCTTCGTCCTTTTAACAATGTGGTCAAAGTGGCCAATGGGGCAGAGATGAAGATCTTGGGTGTGTGGGACACAGAAATTAGCCTGGGCAAGACAAAGCTGAAGGCCGAGTTTCTGGTGGCCAATGCAAGTGCAGAAGAGGCTATTATCGGCACAGACGTCCTGCAGGACCACAATGCCGTGCTGGACTTCGAACACCGCACCTGCACCCTGAAGGGGAAGAAGTTCCGCTTGCTTCCTGTCGGGAGCTCCTTGGAGGACGAGTttgacctggagctcattgaGGGAGAGGAGGAGTCTTCTGCACCCGAGGGCTCCCACTAA